In Pseudomonas putida, a genomic segment contains:
- a CDS encoding LysR substrate-binding domain-containing protein encodes MNLESKWLEDFSALAATRSFSQAAERRFVTQPAFSRRIRSLEAALGLQLVNRSRTPIELTEAGQLFLVTARTVVDQLSEVLRHLHHLEGGQGEVIQVAAAHSLASGFFPRWVAQLRNDGLNIATRLVATNVGDAVHALREGGCDLMLAFYDPDAALQMDAEIFPSLHMGTTEMLPVCAVGADGKPMFDLEGDASVPLLAYSAGAFLGRSVSLLLRQRNLRYTTVYETAMADSLKSMALEGMGIAWVPRLSMRGELERGELVICGGSQWHVPLEIRLYRCALVRKANVRLLWRKLEGAATVDPKVSQSPEK; translated from the coding sequence ATGAACCTTGAAAGCAAGTGGCTCGAAGACTTCAGCGCGCTCGCCGCCACGCGCAGTTTTTCCCAAGCCGCTGAGCGTCGTTTCGTCACCCAACCCGCCTTCAGCCGGCGCATTCGCAGCCTCGAGGCGGCACTGGGGCTGCAACTGGTGAACCGTTCGCGCACGCCGATCGAGCTGACCGAAGCCGGACAGCTTTTTCTCGTCACTGCGCGCACCGTTGTCGACCAGTTGAGCGAAGTTCTCCGACATTTGCATCATCTTGAAGGCGGGCAGGGCGAAGTGATCCAGGTCGCGGCCGCGCACTCCCTGGCGTCGGGCTTTTTCCCCCGTTGGGTAGCCCAACTTCGCAACGATGGGCTGAACATCGCCACACGCCTGGTTGCGACTAACGTAGGGGATGCCGTGCATGCATTGCGCGAGGGTGGCTGCGACCTGATGCTGGCCTTCTACGACCCGGACGCGGCCTTGCAGATGGATGCCGAGATCTTCCCGTCGCTGCACATGGGCACCACCGAGATGCTGCCGGTGTGCGCCGTGGGCGCCGATGGCAAGCCGATGTTCGACCTCGAAGGCGACGCCAGTGTGCCGTTGCTGGCCTACAGTGCGGGCGCCTTCCTCGGCCGCTCGGTCAGCCTGCTGCTGCGCCAGCGCAATCTGCGCTATACCACGGTGTACGAAACCGCCATGGCCGACAGCCTCAAGAGCATGGCGCTGGAGGGCATGGGCATCGCCTGGGTGCCACGCCTGTCGATGCGCGGCGAGCTGGAACGCGGCGAGCTGGTCATCTGTGGCGGCAGCCAATGGCACGTGCCGCTGGAAATCCGCCTGTACCGCTGCGCCCTGGTGCGCAAGGCCAACGTGCGGCTGTTGTGGCGCAAGCTCGAGGGTGCGGCGACGGTTGACCCAAAAGTCAGCCAAAGCCCCGAAAAATAA